From Agrobacterium tumefaciens, a single genomic window includes:
- the dnaN gene encoding DNA polymerase III subunit beta has translation MFTASKSALAAALALSSDVVERRNTIPILANVAIERTDGGLRARATDLDTEAMVEFSATVAVDFQPFSVQAHLLRDIVRKLPDGANISAEAKEREGSPDSVTFKAGRSRFSLQALPPSDLSSMDVSNLPHKFTIPAKALQSAISAVGFAISTEETRYYLNGIYMHPSADGMLFVATDGHRLAKRIVMIDQVPADAPGVIIPRKTVATLSKILPKDGDVFVELSDARICFTVGGTRLVSKLIDGTFPDYVRVIPANNATDVTADAKAIASAVDRVSSVSTERGRAMKFHFSEGTLKLLVTNPDAGSAEDEVAYDGQAEMETGFNAKYVLEALEHLPEGTVRIALGESTSPTIFRADGDHKENLIVLMPMRV, from the coding sequence ATGTTCACAGCCAGCAAATCAGCCCTTGCCGCAGCCCTCGCACTTTCCAGTGATGTCGTCGAGCGACGAAACACAATCCCGATCCTCGCGAACGTCGCGATCGAGCGGACTGACGGAGGCCTGCGGGCTCGGGCGACGGATCTTGATACGGAAGCAATGGTCGAATTTTCGGCTACTGTCGCAGTGGATTTTCAGCCGTTCAGCGTCCAAGCCCACCTGCTTCGCGATATTGTCCGCAAGCTTCCGGACGGAGCGAATATATCGGCCGAGGCGAAAGAGCGGGAAGGCTCTCCCGATTCGGTGACCTTCAAAGCGGGCCGATCACGGTTTTCATTGCAGGCCCTGCCCCCTAGCGATCTATCGTCGATGGATGTCAGCAACCTGCCTCACAAGTTCACGATACCGGCGAAAGCCTTGCAGTCAGCCATTTCAGCGGTAGGCTTTGCTATCTCAACCGAAGAGACTCGATACTATCTCAACGGGATCTACATGCATCCATCGGCGGACGGCATGCTGTTCGTTGCGACCGACGGGCACCGCCTCGCAAAGCGGATCGTTATGATCGACCAGGTTCCGGCGGATGCGCCTGGCGTGATAATTCCGCGCAAGACGGTCGCGACGCTCTCGAAGATCCTGCCTAAAGATGGCGACGTTTTCGTCGAGCTCAGCGATGCAAGGATTTGTTTCACCGTCGGCGGGACACGCCTCGTGTCGAAACTCATTGACGGCACCTTCCCTGACTATGTCCGGGTCATCCCCGCTAATAATGCCACCGACGTGACGGCGGATGCCAAAGCCATCGCCTCCGCCGTCGACCGCGTGTCGTCGGTCTCAACGGAGCGCGGCCGGGCGATGAAGTTCCACTTCTCGGAAGGCACGCTGAAGCTTCTCGTGACCAATCCTGATGCCGGCAGCGCGGAAGACGAAGTCGCCTATGACGGTCAGGCTGAAATGGAAACGGGCTTCAACGCGAAATACGTCCTCGAGGCGCTTGAGCACCTGCCAGAAGGCACCGTTCGTATCGCCCTTGGGGAGAGCACTAGCCCCACGATCTTTCGTGCAGACGGCGACCATAAGGAAAATCTCATCGTTCTCATGCCGATGCGCGTGTGA
- a CDS encoding DUF2303 family protein produces MLNASAVAAIANLAKESGLDVRFIEAPNDAVGVPKKVPVIFDPKDGSVIGTKNLFDGWRTSPETKLGTAHVTTLSSFIELVERHKTEHSVIFANMDWQRPSLTAVIDYHKKENGGAADNGKHRIQYEFPLSEEWKAWTAMNGKAISQTDFAEFIEDHIADLAAPDDAEELEFQNKFSFKVAFPNQLVTLSRGLLVTAETRVKNVVSLQNGAGQIVFEEDHQTHDKEGNRIDVPGMFILSVPPFFEGETARIPVRLRYRKTPSGLVWSFHLYRPDHYVTKQVRDDLTRAAADTALPSFQGTPEMQA; encoded by the coding sequence ATGCTCAATGCGTCCGCCGTCGCGGCGATTGCAAATCTTGCAAAGGAAAGCGGCCTCGATGTCCGCTTCATTGAGGCGCCGAACGACGCCGTTGGCGTTCCCAAAAAAGTCCCCGTGATCTTCGATCCGAAGGACGGAAGCGTCATCGGCACCAAAAATCTATTCGACGGCTGGCGCACCAGCCCCGAAACGAAGTTAGGGACCGCGCACGTCACAACGCTGTCGAGCTTCATCGAACTGGTTGAGCGTCACAAGACTGAGCACTCTGTCATCTTCGCGAACATGGATTGGCAAAGGCCGTCGCTGACTGCCGTGATCGACTATCACAAGAAAGAAAACGGCGGCGCGGCCGACAACGGTAAACACCGCATCCAGTACGAGTTTCCCCTCTCTGAGGAGTGGAAGGCTTGGACAGCAATGAACGGCAAGGCAATTTCCCAAACCGACTTTGCTGAGTTCATCGAAGATCACATCGCCGATCTCGCCGCTCCCGACGATGCTGAAGAACTCGAATTCCAGAACAAGTTTTCGTTCAAGGTCGCGTTCCCGAACCAGCTTGTTACCCTTTCCCGCGGTCTTCTTGTCACGGCTGAGACACGCGTCAAGAATGTTGTATCGCTGCAGAACGGCGCCGGGCAGATCGTGTTCGAGGAAGACCATCAAACCCACGACAAGGAAGGCAACCGGATCGACGTGCCGGGCATGTTCATTCTCTCGGTTCCGCCTTTCTTCGAAGGGGAAACGGCGCGCATTCCCGTGCGCCTCCGGTACCGCAAGACGCCTTCCGGTCTCGTCTGGTCGTTCCACCTCTACCGCCCCGACCACTACGTCACCAAGCAGGTGCGCGATGACCTGACGCGCGCCGCCGCCGATACCGCTTTGCCAAGCTTCCAGGGCACTCCGGAAATGCAGGCCTGA
- the ssb gene encoding single-stranded DNA-binding protein: protein MAGSVNKVILVGHLGADPEIRHTQAGAGIASLRLATSESWRDKDSGERKERTEWHSVVVFTEGLVKICEQYLKKGAKVYIEGKLQTRKWQHSDGGDRYTTEVVLNGFNATLTMLDSQGSGNRPPPASDPDQYGRQSSRQSGSSGSNASDRRDFSHDMDDDIPF from the coding sequence ATGGCCGGCTCGGTCAACAAAGTCATTCTCGTCGGACACCTCGGCGCCGACCCGGAAATCCGACATACACAGGCGGGTGCCGGAATTGCCAGCCTTCGCCTCGCCACATCCGAAAGCTGGCGGGACAAGGACAGCGGCGAACGGAAAGAGCGAACCGAATGGCACAGTGTCGTGGTCTTCACCGAAGGCCTCGTGAAGATCTGCGAGCAGTACCTCAAGAAGGGCGCCAAGGTTTACATCGAAGGCAAACTGCAAACCCGCAAATGGCAGCATTCTGACGGTGGCGATCGTTACACAACCGAAGTGGTGTTGAACGGCTTCAATGCGACGCTGACCATGCTTGACAGTCAGGGCAGCGGCAACCGCCCGCCGCCGGCGTCCGATCCTGACCAGTACGGGCGACAATCTAGCCGGCAATCCGGCTCGAGTGGCTCAAACGCGAGCGACCGCCGCGACTTCAGCCACGACATGGATGACGACATTCCGTTCTGA
- a CDS encoding phage Gp37/Gp68 family protein, with protein MADGTHIEWTDATWNPITGCSVVSPGCTNCYAMKLAGTRLKHTASRNGLTSPSKSGPVWNGAVKFNEGWLRQPLEWKRPRMIFVCAHGDLFAENVPDEWIDRVFAVMAVASRHTFQVLTKRPERMRVYLGNQPLARRRWENIIHKELGRHTVSPPVILPNVWAGVSAEDQSRADERIPLLLQTPAAVRWVSIEPMLGGIDLLKSTGGTLWMGGQRGCGGTHRHHGQQGEVIHGRLHATNPMLPHHHHDERCGPGIDWVVLGGESGPQARPMHPAWVRSVRDQCLEAGVPFFFKQWGNWISVLDRDRDDPDWRADYSGRFHDRHSNIRWLNLAGGIGFHGEQFHVMKRATKQASGRMLDGVLHDAFPKTERTI; from the coding sequence ATGGCTGACGGGACACATATCGAATGGACCGATGCGACATGGAACCCGATTACCGGCTGCTCTGTCGTGTCGCCGGGATGCACCAACTGCTATGCGATGAAGCTTGCTGGCACCCGCTTGAAACACACTGCCAGCCGCAACGGCTTAACGTCACCGTCGAAGTCCGGACCAGTTTGGAACGGAGCCGTGAAATTCAACGAAGGATGGCTTCGCCAGCCGCTAGAATGGAAGCGGCCACGGATGATCTTCGTCTGCGCACATGGCGATCTTTTTGCCGAAAATGTGCCAGACGAATGGATCGACAGAGTTTTCGCAGTGATGGCGGTAGCTTCTCGTCACACCTTTCAGGTTCTTACGAAGCGGCCTGAGAGGATGCGCGTCTATCTGGGCAATCAACCGCTCGCGCGTCGGCGGTGGGAAAACATCATCCACAAGGAACTCGGTCGGCACACCGTTAGCCCACCGGTCATCTTACCAAATGTCTGGGCAGGAGTATCAGCCGAGGATCAGTCGCGGGCGGACGAACGGATACCTCTTCTTCTTCAAACACCAGCTGCGGTTAGATGGGTAAGCATCGAACCGATGCTTGGTGGGATTGATCTCCTGAAGTCCACTGGTGGAACCTTGTGGATGGGCGGCCAGAGAGGATGCGGCGGAACTCACCGGCACCATGGTCAGCAGGGCGAAGTTATCCACGGTCGGCTCCACGCGACCAATCCGATGTTGCCGCACCATCATCATGATGAGCGCTGCGGGCCGGGCATCGATTGGGTTGTTCTTGGTGGTGAAAGTGGCCCGCAGGCGCGTCCAATGCACCCTGCCTGGGTCAGGTCTGTCCGAGATCAATGCCTCGAAGCAGGCGTACCGTTCTTCTTCAAGCAATGGGGCAATTGGATCAGCGTTCTCGACAGGGACAGGGATGATCCTGATTGGCGGGCTGACTACAGCGGGCGTTTTCATGACCGCCATTCAAACATCAGATGGCTGAACCTCGCAGGAGGTATCGGTTTCCATGGTGAGCAATTTCACGTCATGAAGCGAGCCACCAAACAGGCCTCCGGCCGCATGCTTGACGGCGTGCTCCACGACGCTTTCCCCAAAACCGAAAGGACAATCTAA
- a CDS encoding helix-turn-helix domain-containing protein: MKQEAIELADRIMLPRRQRQIFLALAEARSFLSADQLADRVYSDDPDGGPLDARGCTYAFLNRLRRSVAPHGVSIITSRHLGYRLEMPARAEDHHG; encoded by the coding sequence ATGAAACAGGAAGCTATCGAACTCGCGGACCGCATCATGTTGCCCCGCCGCCAGCGACAGATCTTTCTGGCTCTGGCTGAAGCGAGGAGCTTTCTTTCAGCCGACCAACTTGCCGATCGCGTCTATAGCGACGATCCGGACGGTGGCCCGCTGGATGCCCGTGGGTGCACCTATGCCTTCCTGAACCGCCTACGCCGATCAGTAGCTCCGCATGGCGTTTCCATCATCACCAGTCGCCACCTTGGTTATCGCCTTGAAATGCCGGCACGTGCGGAGGATCACCATGGCTGA